A genomic window from Gracilinanus agilis isolate LMUSP501 chromosome X, AgileGrace, whole genome shotgun sequence includes:
- the TENT5D gene encoding terminal nucleotidyltransferase 5D, with protein sequence MSENLESRYSRLGWDQIKILDHVLSEDVPIHGRGNFPTLEVKTKDIILVIQEELQKKDIVVKDIRLNGSTASHILTKQNGTSYKDIDIIFGIGYLGEHEFQVVKETVLDCLQDFLPKCVNKEKITSMTMKDAYVQKMVKVSTEHDRWSLISLSNNTGKNMEFKFVSSLRRQFEFSVDSFQIILSNLLDVYRDADYVLSEESSPDIVAESMYGDFEQAMHHLQNKLISTRNPEEIRGGGLLKYSNLLVRDFKPTSETEIKTLERYMCSRFFIDFPDVTEQQRKIESYLHNHFVGEERSKYDYLMTLRGVIDESTVCLMGHERRQTLNMITILALKVLGEQNIIPNTANVTCFYQPAPYVTNRNFSTYYVAHGHPFLYHSYPLHIHMQNGLV encoded by the coding sequence ATGTCTGAAAACTTGGAAAGCAGATACAGCCGTCTCGGCTGGGATCAAATTAAAATACTAGATCACGTATTAAGTGAAGACGTACCAATCCATGGAAGAGGAAATTTTCCAACACTGGAAGTGAAAACAAAGGATATCATCCTCGTGATTCAAGAAGAACTCCAGAAGAAAGATATTGTCGTTAAAGATATCCGTCTGAATGGTTCAACAGCTAGCCACATCCTTACAAAGCAGAATGGAACCAGTTACAAGGATATCGACATCATTTTTGGTATTGGGTATCTTGGTGAGCACGAATTTCAGGTTGTGAAGGAAACCGTTCTGGATTGTCTGcaagacttcttaccaaaatgtGTCAACAAAGAAAAGATCACATCAATGACCATGAAAGATGCCTACGTTCAGAAGATGGTGAAAGTTTCCACTGAACATGACCGCTGGAGTCTCATTTCTCTCTCAAACAACACTGGGAAGAAcatggagttcaaatttgtcaGCTCACTTAGACGCCAATTTGAATTCAGTGTTGATTCCTTTCAGATAATCCTATCCAACCTTCTTGATGTCTACAGAGATGCTGATTATGTGCTGAGCGAAGAATCCTCCCCAGATATTGTGGCAGAGAGCATGTATGGAGACTTCGAACAAGCAATGCATCATCTGCAAAACAAGCTTATTTCCACCAGAAACCCTGAAGAAATTAGAGGGGGAGGCCTTCTCAAATACAGCAACCTACTGGTCCGTGATTTTAAGCCAACAAGTGAGACCGAAATCAAAACTCTGGAACGTTATATGTGTTCCAGAttcttcattgattttcctgATGTGACAGAGCAACAGAGGAAGATTGAATCCTACCTACATAACCATTTCGTAGGTGAAGAGAGGAGCAAATATGATTACCTGATGACCTTGCGTGGAGTCATCGATGAAAGCACCGTTTGCCTCATGGGGCATGAAAGAAGACAAACCCTGAATATGATCACCATTCTGGCTCTAAAAGTACTCGGAGAACAAAACATCATTCCCAACACAGCCAATGTGACCTGCTTTTACCAGCCTGCTCCATATGTCACTAATAGAAATTTCAGCACCTATTATGTGGCTCATGGACATCCATTCCTCTATCACTCTTACCCACTGCATATTCATATGCAGAACGGTTTGGTTTAA